Proteins found in one Deltaproteobacteria bacterium genomic segment:
- the hemN gene encoding oxygen-independent coproporphyrinogen III oxidase yields MKYRAPGHGVQASGEPASAAASGAAASGTAASAAVSPPPQAAAEMSATPAAKAIGLRVGTTVAGREYIVPHPQSNPGPRTSCAIGREVRKVCAPSPEELVAHVRPGPRYTSYPPATEFRPAFTAADAGEQLARLARRPDRIASLYLHVPYCASLCWYCGCNVVISRDRGKATGYVDRLVREIDALATRSGRGRPLAELSLGGGSPNFLPADELVRLVGAVCRAFELTADAELGIELDPRETTAEQIDALADCGFTRMSVGVQDFAPLVQRAIHREQSIEQTAELIARGRAAGFRSANVDLVYGLPGQTEDSLRATLDAVVRMAPDRIAMFGYAHLPHLRPHQKLVERAAAVPGPDHRARLLAVALEAFDAAGYVRVGLDHFARPDDPLVRAALDGRLHRNFQGYVVQRGDVLLGCGSSAITDTGDAYWQNHVDVDEWGRAVDAGQLPVARGVALDGDDQVRRYVITRLMCDAELDMADVERRFEIDFDRYFSPELDALAGRDLAPLVEVDRDARRIVATPLGTQLIRNVCMAFDRYLRERADRPRFSPTL; encoded by the coding sequence GTGAAGTACAGGGCGCCCGGGCACGGCGTCCAGGCGTCGGGCGAACCGGCGTCCGCGGCCGCATCCGGCGCGGCCGCATCCGGCACGGCCGCGTCCGCGGCGGTGTCGCCGCCGCCACAAGCGGCCGCCGAAATGAGCGCGACGCCGGCGGCCAAGGCGATCGGGTTGCGAGTCGGCACGACTGTTGCTGGACGTGAATACATCGTGCCGCACCCCCAAAGCAATCCCGGCCCACGCACATCGTGCGCAATCGGTCGCGAGGTCCGCAAAGTTTGCGCGCCGTCGCCGGAGGAACTCGTGGCCCACGTGCGGCCGGGTCCCCGTTACACGAGCTACCCGCCGGCGACCGAGTTCCGGCCGGCGTTCACGGCGGCCGACGCCGGCGAGCAGCTCGCGCGGCTGGCCCGCAGGCCCGACCGCATCGCGTCCCTGTACCTGCACGTGCCGTACTGCGCGAGCCTGTGCTGGTATTGCGGCTGCAACGTCGTGATCTCCCGCGATCGCGGCAAGGCGACCGGCTACGTCGACCGCCTCGTGCGCGAGATCGACGCGCTCGCCACGCGCAGCGGGCGCGGGCGCCCCCTCGCGGAGCTGTCGCTCGGCGGCGGTTCGCCGAACTTCCTGCCGGCCGACGAACTCGTCCGGCTCGTCGGCGCGGTGTGCCGCGCTTTCGAGTTGACGGCCGACGCCGAACTCGGCATCGAACTCGACCCGCGCGAGACGACGGCCGAGCAGATCGACGCGCTCGCCGACTGCGGGTTCACGCGCATGAGCGTCGGCGTGCAGGACTTCGCGCCGCTGGTGCAGCGCGCCATCCACCGCGAGCAGTCGATCGAGCAGACCGCGGAGTTGATCGCGCGCGGTCGCGCCGCCGGCTTTCGCAGCGCCAACGTCGACCTCGTGTACGGCTTGCCCGGGCAGACCGAGGACAGCTTGCGCGCCACGCTCGATGCGGTCGTCCGCATGGCGCCGGACCGCATCGCCATGTTCGGCTATGCACACCTGCCTCACCTGCGCCCGCACCAGAAGCTCGTGGAGCGCGCCGCGGCGGTGCCGGGCCCCGATCACCGGGCGCGCCTGCTGGCGGTGGCGCTCGAGGCGTTCGACGCGGCCGGCTACGTGCGCGTCGGCCTCGACCACTTCGCGCGCCCCGACGATCCGCTCGTGCGCGCTGCACTCGACGGCCGGCTGCACCGCAACTTCCAGGGCTACGTGGTTCAGCGCGGAGACGTGCTGCTCGGTTGCGGCTCGTCCGCCATTACCGACACCGGGGACGCGTACTGGCAGAACCACGTCGACGTCGACGAGTGGGGGCGCGCGGTGGATGCCGGACAACTGCCGGTCGCCCGCGGCGTGGCGCTCGACGGAGACGACCAGGTGCGCCGCTACGTGATCACCCGCCTGATGTGCGACGCCGAGCTGGACATGGCGGACGTCGAGCGGCGGTTCGAGATCGACTTCGACAGGTACTTCTCGCCTGAACTCGACGCGCTGGCCGGTCGCGATCTGGCGCCGTTGGTCGAGGTCGACCGCGATGCACGGCGCATCGTAGCGACCCCGCTGGGAACTCAGCTCATCCGCAACGTGTGCATGGCGTTCGACCGCTATCTGCGCGAGCGCGCGGATCGGCCGCGGTTTTCTCCGACGTTGTAG
- the mutY gene encoding A/G-specific adenine glycosylase, whose product MLAGVGRRERRPELGRRRVARVTGTRPHVGHEFLRRRRANFADLATDCARCAWAGIALGVRHDVFTSSNSRADSQPDRLGRRRRAHFGGRLWRRRHRRGRGRAGCGRAGCGRGRRFARRLDAVPGRPVLHRGLRRLGQHVRHVQGHRVRHGHPGRRPVERRRDIAQRPRRAVPAARLRRGLAVRTCRLPRLVVRVGRRRDRARTDHRARSHAGARADPVRGTAVAHVRSSDGHRDRSCRSRRRDRRHRRRARRRVSAGRRLHPVCQRRRRGAHDVRIGHCAGRCRVRRPRDHPDRRRRDRVRAVRVPVSRRKRAKIAVRPGERAEPDVDLADIGRRIVAHFRATCRELPWRETRDPYAIWVSEVMLQQTRVATVIPYYRRWLDRFPTVEALAAAPIDDVLAAWSGLGYYSRARNLRRGAAEVMARYGGRVPDDPDQLRALPGVGAYTAGAIASIAFGRPEPVVDGNVARVLARVFAIDDDIKAAATRRRLWDLAARLVPADAPGDFNQGIMELGATVCTPRAPRCGACPLSGVCRARAAGRASELPVTRPRRRAGELPVIDVVAAWLVRRRRVLLVRRAGRGLYAGLWELPQAPTPDGIGDAIGLRIALRGSAPAAAHEQLLSHRRLRIRVWRAAAPVGRVRPSPDRYDAFRWCPPDAIGDAGVSAATAQIARAMVAASGGAR is encoded by the coding sequence CTGCTCGCCGGCGTCGGCCGCCGTGAACGCCGGCCGGAACTCGGTCGCCGGCGGGTAGCTCGTGTAACGGGGACCCGGCCGCACGTGGGCCACGAGTTCCTCCGGCGACGGCGCGCAAACTTTGCGGACCTCGCGACCGATTGCGCACGATGTGCGTGGGCCGGGATTGCTTTGGGGGTGCGGCACGATGTATTCACGTCCAGCAACAGTCGTGCCGACTCGCAACCCGATCGCCTTGGCCGCCGGCGTCGCGCTCATTTCGGCGGCCGCTTGTGGCGGCGGCGACACCGCCGCGGACGCGGCCGTGCCGGATGCGGCCGCGCCGGATGCGGCCGCGGACGCCGGTTCGCCCGACGCCTGGACGCCGTGCCCGGGCGCCCTGTACTTCACCGTGGATTACGTCGACTGGGACAGCACGTTCGACATGTTCAAGGGCATCGCGTTCGCCACGGTCACCCAGGTCGACGCCCCGTCGAACGTCGACGAGACATCGCCCAACGGCCGCGTAGAGCTGTGCCTGCCGCCCGGCTCCGACGCGGACTTGCTGTTCGAACATGCCGATTACCTCGACTTGTGGTTCGCGTCGGACGCCGACGTGACCGCGCGCGGACCGATCACCGTGCGCGGTCTCACGCCGGCGCGCGTGCAGACCCTGTTCGCGGAACAGCTGTCGCTCACGTACGATCCAGCGACGGCCATCGTGATCGCTCGTGCCGATCGAGACGACGCGATCGTCGACATCGGCGCCGCGCACGACGGCGCGTTTCCGCTGGCCGACGGCTACACCCTGTTTGCCAACGTCGACGCCGCGGCGCGCACGACGTCCGTATCGGTCACTGCGCCGGGCGGTGCCGCGTGCGACGGCCGCGCGACCATCCCGATCGTCGCAGGCGCGATCGCGTTCGCGCCGTACGCGTGCCCGTGAGCCGCCGCAAGCGCGCCAAGATCGCCGTGCGCCCCGGTGAGCGCGCCGAGCCCGACGTCGACCTGGCCGACATCGGTCGGCGCATCGTGGCCCACTTTCGCGCCACGTGTCGCGAGCTGCCGTGGCGGGAAACCCGGGATCCATACGCGATCTGGGTATCCGAGGTGATGCTACAACAAACGCGCGTCGCGACGGTCATCCCCTACTATCGCCGCTGGCTGGATCGGTTTCCAACTGTCGAAGCGCTCGCCGCCGCACCGATCGACGATGTCCTCGCGGCGTGGTCCGGCCTCGGCTACTACAGCCGCGCGCGAAACCTGCGCCGCGGCGCCGCCGAAGTGATGGCGCGCTACGGCGGCCGTGTTCCCGACGACCCGGACCAACTGCGCGCGCTGCCGGGGGTCGGCGCCTACACTGCCGGGGCGATCGCGTCGATCGCGTTCGGCCGGCCGGAACCGGTCGTCGACGGCAACGTGGCGCGCGTGCTCGCCCGGGTGTTCGCGATCGACGACGACATCAAGGCGGCGGCGACGCGACGGCGGCTGTGGGACCTCGCCGCGCGACTCGTTCCCGCGGATGCGCCCGGCGACTTCAACCAGGGGATCATGGAACTCGGCGCGACCGTGTGCACGCCGCGCGCGCCGCGATGCGGCGCGTGCCCGCTGTCCGGCGTGTGCCGAGCGCGCGCGGCCGGACGCGCGAGCGAGTTGCCGGTGACGCGGCCGCGACGCCGGGCGGGCGAGTTGCCGGTGATCGACGTCGTGGCCGCGTGGCTGGTGCGGCGGCGGCGCGTGCTGCTCGTTCGGCGCGCGGGCCGCGGCCTGTACGCGGGGCTGTGGGAGCTGCCGCAAGCGCCGACGCCCGACGGGATCGGCGACGCGATCGGCCTGCGCATCGCCCTGCGCGGGAGCGCCCCCGCGGCGGCGCACGAGCAACTGCTCAGCCACCGGCGGCTGCGCATCCGCGTGTGGCGCGCAGCCGCGCCGGTCGGGCGCGTGCGCCCCTCGCCGGACCGCTACGACGCATTCCGCTGGTGTCCGCCCGACGCCATCGGCGACGCGGGCGTGTCGGCCGCGACGGCTCAGATCGCGCGCGCGATGGTTGCGGCGAGCGGCGGGGCGCGGTAG